The proteins below come from a single Mya arenaria isolate MELC-2E11 chromosome 8, ASM2691426v1 genomic window:
- the LOC128243958 gene encoding uncharacterized protein LOC128243958, with amino-acid sequence MAECAEKVAKTSDNADSVGGKVKEETENRVKLCGPCFEEGNEVPATKFCVDCDDHLCETCVQYHRKVKLIKNHELIDISAVVQCSKKKERKADVFNCTNHQEELTHYCEKHGKLCCLKCVRGIHTMCGDSVCKVDEAAEKIEENRIFKEFVDKLHHLVVEAQENEKRATDKIKTGMEQFQRQIESARKVADEEVGRIKTIASSMVSITGELSKWKNLVENAKKAKDYGKLFIAMKLATEQLEFHDESIHALERNNKWSLKLTYDISIEIPSPILLKKVMMNETCNIRDICALGEHIAVVDSLNGGKIILMKVSHSATYSENTTGGFPWEVTANSSGQMYACLKRKSTIRKYLHPLTDINKFIEIKTDTQAFCIRCYRDVVRIQGRNSYSLQEMDASGITRIKHKEGVLSSIASVDIHSAIDDKTGSMFLIGKEPFGLRVVTKEGEVNTIALSKPIEDPGGIVLESDGTFLVSSESGKSIKRVTVEGSVEDFITGLDFEPHGLGFDKQRRLLYVGGIGSHVILMYYI; translated from the coding sequence ATGGCTGAATGTGCGGAGAAAGTAGCAAAAACAAGTGATAATGCGGACTCTGTCGGAGGGAAAGTTAAGGAAGAGACTGAGAATCGGGTAAAGCTATGCGGGCCGTGTTTTGAGGAAGGGAACGAAGTTCCAGCGACGAAGTTTTGTGTTGATTGTGATGACCATCTCTGTGAGACATGCGTGCAGTATCATCGTAAGGTCAAACTGATTAAAAATCATGAACTGATTGATATTAGTGCTGTAGTGCAATGCTCCAAGAAAAAGGAGagaaaagctgatgtatttaatTGCACGAATCATCAGGAGGAACTAACCCATTATTGTGAGAAACATGGTAAACTATGTTGCCTTAAGTGTGTACGCGGGATTCACACCATGTGCGGAGACAGTGTTTGTAAAGTTGACGAAGCAGCTGAGAAAATAGAGGAGAATCGGATTTTCAAAGAGTTCGTTGACAAGCTGCATCATTTGGTAGTCGAGGCTCaggaaaatgaaaaaagagCCACAGACAAAATTAAAACGGGAATGGAACAGTTTCAAAGGCAAATCGAGTCTGCAAGAAAGGTGGCCGATGAAGAAGTAGGAAGGATAAAAACAATTGCGTCGTCCATGGTTTCCATTACGGGAGAACTCAGTAAGTGGAAAAATCTCGTTGAAAATGCTAAAAAGGCGAAAGATTATGGAAAACTATTCATTGCCATGAAACTTGCAACAGAGCAACTCGAGTTCCATGACGAGTCCATTCATGCTCTTGAAAGAAATAACAAATGGAGCCTTAAATTAACGTATgacatttcaattgaaataccCAGTCCGATTCTTTTAAAGAAGGTAATGATGAATGAAACTTGCAACATAAGAGACATATGTGCATTAGGAGAACATATAGCGGTCGTAGATTCCCTCAATGGtggcaaaattattttgatgaaagtTAGTCACTCTGCAACATATTCGGAGAATACAACGGGAGGATTTCCGTGGGAAGTGACTGCTAATTCTTCCGGGCAAATGTATGCCTGCCTCAAGCGCAAATCAACCATAAGGAAATACCTCCACCCTTTGACAgacattaataaattcattgaGATTAAAACAGACACACAAGCGTTTTGTATTCGGTGTTATCGTGATGTTGTCAGAATTCAAGGTCGCAATTCGTACTCTTTACAAGAAATGGACGCATCAGGAATAacaagaataaaacataaagaaGGTGTCCTGTCTAGCATTGCTTCTGTAGATATACATTCAGCAATTGATGACAAAACGGGGTCTATGTTCCTCATTGGCAAAGAACCATTCGGATTGAGAGTAGTCACCAAAGAAGGCGAGGTAAACACAATCGCTTTGTCAAAACCAATAGAAGATCCTGGGGGAATTGTGTTGGAGTCTGATGGAACATTTCTGGTCAGCAGCGAGAGCGGCAAGAGCATCAAACGTGTGACGGTGGAGGGAAGTGTGGAGgatttcatcactggtttggaTTTTGAACCACATGGACTTGGCTTTGATAAGCAGAGGCGGCTATTGTACGTTGGTGGCATTGGTAGCCATGTTATTCTCATGTATTATATATAG